In Spirochaeta isovalerica, one DNA window encodes the following:
- a CDS encoding efflux RND transporter periplasmic adaptor subunit, with protein sequence MKISRSALMKTGAALIILAGGITAMQLLASTKAEAHKREVEAPVRKVETMVPRFSDLSYEVQGSGLIESAGRLQVSSTVSGKVSYSYKGLTSGTYAEKDQLLLKIDSRQAENTLNLARSELIKAVAALVPQFKSSDSGLYEKWNRYLASLDFTSGEIPDLPEAAGSREKLLISNYGIFSAFYNVRNAEIMVEQHSYYAPSEGFVRCEGIPENSFVAAGQPLFTLIDAENLEISVPLTVDELKRIDSSAGPSVTILSARENGSSLYGTVVSRNAELERSSQMIDVLIRFANRELKPDFAPGNYVDVHIEGRVMANTAAIPRHAVLDNSYVYTYEEGKLGREDVIIRAVSDDSVYIENTLPPGTRIVTTILQKPLIGMKLSPVGEEDEAEIAAAVEAGNHEKDS encoded by the coding sequence ATGAAAATTTCCAGATCCGCTCTGATGAAAACAGGCGCGGCGCTTATCATTCTGGCCGGAGGAATCACGGCCATGCAGCTTCTGGCTTCAACGAAAGCCGAAGCCCATAAAAGGGAGGTCGAGGCACCTGTAAGAAAAGTGGAGACGATGGTTCCCCGATTTTCAGACCTGTCCTATGAAGTCCAGGGAAGTGGACTGATAGAATCGGCGGGGCGGCTTCAGGTCAGCTCAACTGTTTCGGGAAAGGTTTCCTATTCCTATAAGGGTCTCACTTCAGGAACTTATGCTGAAAAAGATCAGCTACTGTTGAAGATCGATTCCCGTCAGGCGGAAAATACCTTGAATCTGGCCCGTTCGGAACTGATAAAAGCTGTTGCCGCTTTAGTTCCCCAGTTTAAATCTTCCGACAGCGGTCTCTATGAAAAGTGGAACCGCTATCTGGCCTCTCTTGATTTTACATCGGGAGAAATTCCCGATCTTCCTGAGGCTGCCGGTTCCAGGGAGAAGCTGCTTATCAGCAATTATGGAATCTTTTCGGCTTTCTACAATGTCAGAAACGCCGAGATAATGGTAGAACAGCATTCATATTATGCTCCTTCAGAGGGATTTGTCCGGTGCGAAGGTATTCCCGAAAACAGTTTTGTAGCAGCAGGTCAGCCGCTCTTTACGCTTATCGATGCCGAGAACCTTGAAATATCCGTCCCTTTGACTGTTGATGAGTTAAAACGGATCGATTCCAGTGCCGGGCCTTCGGTAACCATCCTATCGGCAAGAGAAAATGGTTCCAGCCTCTATGGAACAGTAGTCAGCCGCAATGCCGAGCTGGAAAGATCCTCACAGATGATCGATGTTCTGATACGCTTCGCCAATCGGGAACTGAAACCCGATTTCGCCCCGGGTAATTATGTGGATGTTCATATCGAAGGACGGGTGATGGCAAATACAGCTGCGATACCGCGCCATGCCGTTCTAGATAACAGTTATGTCTATACCTATGAAGAGGGGAAACTGGGCAGAGAGGATGTTATTATCCGCGCCGTATCGGATGATTCGGTTTATATAGAAAACACCCTCCCTCCGGGAACCCGGATCGTTACCACCATACTGCAGAAACCGCTGATAGGCATGAAGCTTTCGCCGGTCGGTGAAGAGGATGAGGCGGAAATCGCTGCGGCGGTCGAGGCGGGAAACCATGAGAAAGATTCTTAA
- a CDS encoding PLP-dependent aminotransferase family protein, translating to MYDISIDRLSKEPLYRQIRDRIIELINSGELKSGNQLPPSRELAMQLGVNRTTVYQAYRELWSLGYTESRPGSYSIVRNRKETNQPVNRQSELIDWKALINTYDPPFRSSPEQDEALYDFRTFSPLSDAEGAEKFRKCLNDVLRQKGKDLLLYGDPYGYRPLRDYISLMMSENEIDVDRERILITDGAQNGLDLICKLFRKEKWSIVTAEPSYSEALSLFHYYGAEVISIPLTSSGMDLAELQEKLKNNTISFVYTMPNFQNPTGISSTRENREELLEICENSGVPIIEDGFSQDMRGTILPIKSMDRHGIVIYIGTFSKVLFPGIRVGWINGNRDILKKLAALQYMTSVSGNHIMQAAVERFCRLGYYDLHLKRIHRRYRERMTGTLDILKQHFPRKAGTYTSPAGGFYLWFDLSQSFQSEEELILKLKERGILITGGSLFMAERKGGTCLRMSIARGEAGDLEKGVIAFCKVLKAMLKEERK from the coding sequence ATGTACGATATTTCCATCGACAGACTTTCGAAAGAACCTCTCTACCGCCAGATACGCGACCGTATAATCGAACTTATCAACAGCGGCGAACTTAAGAGCGGCAATCAGCTGCCCCCCTCGCGGGAGCTGGCCATGCAGCTGGGAGTCAACCGCACGACGGTGTATCAGGCTTACAGGGAGCTGTGGTCCCTGGGCTATACGGAGAGCCGTCCCGGATCCTATTCGATAGTGAGAAACAGAAAAGAGACCAATCAGCCTGTGAACAGACAATCAGAGCTGATCGACTGGAAAGCCCTGATCAATACATACGATCCCCCTTTCCGATCCTCCCCGGAACAGGATGAAGCTCTTTACGATTTCCGGACGTTTTCCCCATTAAGCGACGCTGAAGGAGCGGAGAAGTTCCGCAAATGCCTCAATGATGTTCTACGTCAGAAAGGAAAGGATCTTCTTCTCTATGGTGATCCCTACGGTTACCGTCCGCTGCGGGATTACATTTCCCTGATGATGAGCGAAAACGAAATAGATGTGGACCGCGAGAGGATTCTCATAACAGACGGCGCCCAGAACGGCCTTGATCTTATCTGCAAGCTCTTCAGGAAGGAAAAGTGGTCAATTGTCACAGCCGAGCCGTCCTATTCGGAGGCGCTTTCGCTATTTCATTATTACGGCGCGGAAGTGATATCCATACCCCTTACCTCTTCCGGCATGGATCTGGCCGAACTGCAGGAGAAACTGAAAAACAATACCATTTCCTTCGTTTATACCATGCCGAATTTTCAGAACCCCACAGGAATCTCATCGACTAGAGAAAACAGAGAAGAGCTGCTGGAAATCTGTGAGAATTCCGGAGTCCCAATCATCGAGGATGGTTTCTCCCAGGATATGAGAGGAACCATACTACCCATAAAATCGATGGACCGCCACGGCATCGTAATCTACATAGGAACCTTTTCAAAAGTGCTGTTTCCGGGAATACGGGTGGGATGGATTAATGGCAACCGGGACATACTGAAAAAACTGGCGGCCCTTCAATATATGACAAGCGTTTCGGGTAACCATATTATGCAGGCGGCTGTGGAAAGGTTCTGCCGTCTTGGATATTACGACCTTCACTTGAAACGGATACACCGCCGCTATCGCGAAAGAATGACCGGGACGCTTGATATCCTCAAGCAGCACTTTCCCCGGAAAGCGGGAACCTATACCTCGCCTGCCGGAGGGTTCTATCTCTGGTTTGATCTTTCTCAATCGTTCCAGAGCGAAGAGGAACTGATTTTGAAATTGAAGGAGAGGGGGATACTCATTACGGGGGGCAGCCTTTTCATGGCGGAGAGGAAGGGGGGAACCTGTTTGAGGATGTCCATTGCCAGGGGGGAAGCAGGAGATCTGGAAAAAGGGGTTATAGCATTCTGCAAGGTTTTGAAAGCCATGTTAAAGGAGGAACGCAAATGA
- a CDS encoding redoxin domain-containing protein has protein sequence MPVLVTKEAPDFKATAVMPDNTFQDIELKDYRGKYVVLFFYPLDFTFVCPTEIIEFNRKLEEFKKRDVEVLGVSIDSEFSHLAWKNTPVNKGGIGNVQYPLVADIKKSISFDYDVLFDESIALRGLFLIDREGIVRHQVVNDLPLGRNVDEALRLVDALQHTEKYGEVCPAGWNKGDDAMAPTGDGVSDYLATH, from the coding sequence GTGCCAGTTCTTGTAACAAAAGAAGCCCCTGATTTTAAAGCAACCGCGGTTATGCCAGACAATACGTTTCAGGATATCGAACTGAAAGATTATAGAGGCAAATACGTCGTTCTTTTCTTCTATCCCCTGGATTTCACCTTCGTCTGCCCGACGGAAATAATTGAATTCAACAGAAAGCTGGAAGAATTTAAAAAGCGGGATGTAGAAGTTCTGGGAGTTTCAATCGACTCTGAATTCAGTCATCTAGCATGGAAAAATACACCGGTTAATAAGGGCGGAATCGGAAATGTTCAATATCCTCTTGTTGCGGATATCAAGAAATCCATTTCCTTTGATTATGACGTTCTGTTTGATGAATCAATAGCTCTCAGAGGTCTTTTTCTGATCGACAGGGAAGGTATCGTCAGACACCAGGTTGTGAATGATCTCCCTCTGGGAAGAAATGTCGATGAGGCGCTCCGTCTTGTAGACGCGCTCCAGCATACTGAAAAATATGGCGAAGTCTGCCCCGCCGGCTGGAACAAGGGCGACGATGCAATGGCCCCAACGGGTGACGGGGTATCCGACTACCTCGCGACCCACTGA
- a CDS encoding thioredoxin family protein, with protein MKKTILVISFIMIISSYLTAEAYPPENWNPSLVNAAQQASEENKYLLLNFTGSDWCIWCTRLRDQVFSTDDFKDWADENAVLVYLDFPSERELPQNQITHNSYLQQFLGVKGYPSIWLFDNDFTPLLVTGYREGGSEKYITHLENDRLDIEADQISQFKVQMKDFIETYLKPLNVTP; from the coding sequence ATGAAAAAAACCATATTAGTCATCAGTTTTATTATGATCATATCTTCCTACCTGACAGCGGAAGCCTATCCCCCTGAAAACTGGAATCCTTCTCTGGTCAACGCTGCTCAGCAGGCATCGGAAGAGAACAAATATCTCTTGCTGAATTTTACCGGTTCTGACTGGTGCATCTGGTGCACCCGATTGAGAGATCAGGTTTTTTCAACCGATGATTTTAAAGACTGGGCTGATGAAAACGCCGTACTGGTTTATCTCGATTTTCCCTCGGAAAGAGAACTGCCTCAGAACCAGATTACCCATAATTCCTATCTTCAGCAGTTTCTGGGAGTCAAGGGCTATCCCTCTATCTGGCTGTTCGACAACGATTTCACTCCCCTGCTCGTTACAGGATACAGGGAAGGGGGATCAGAAAAGTACATAACTCATCTGGAAAATGACAGATTGGATATTGAAGCCGACCAGATCAGCCAGTTCAAGGTTCAGATGAAGGATTTCATCGAGACATATCTGAAACCGCTTAACGTCACTCCCTGA
- a CDS encoding bifunctional methionine sulfoxide reductase B/A protein: protein MKEKKYNKLTAEEEAVLIHKGTEPPFKGFFTDYGEKGIYICKQCEAPLFRSEYKFHSGCGWPSFDSQIDGAIAEHPDPDGRRTEIVCANCGAHMGHVFRGEKFTGKDTRHCVNSISMKFIPESETETAVFAGGCFWGVQHYFRKLDGVYATRVGYTGGTKENPTYKEVCYSDTGHYEALEVLFDPKRVSFEELAKLFFEIHDPEQRNGQGPDIGEQYLSAVFCRNSKQKAVTEKLIAILRDKGLDVATEVLEASTFWEAEDYHQNYYAKKGSEPYCHFRTKRF, encoded by the coding sequence ATGAAAGAGAAAAAATATAACAAACTGACAGCGGAAGAAGAAGCGGTTCTCATCCATAAAGGAACAGAACCTCCCTTTAAAGGTTTTTTTACAGATTACGGCGAAAAGGGCATTTACATATGCAAGCAGTGCGAAGCTCCCCTTTTCCGCTCGGAATACAAATTCCATTCGGGCTGCGGCTGGCCCAGCTTTGATTCCCAGATCGACGGCGCCATAGCCGAGCATCCCGATCCCGACGGCAGAAGGACGGAAATTGTCTGTGCCAATTGCGGCGCCCATATGGGCCATGTCTTCAGGGGAGAGAAGTTCACAGGCAAAGATACGCGACACTGTGTGAATTCCATCTCCATGAAATTTATTCCGGAAAGCGAAACGGAAACAGCTGTTTTTGCCGGCGGATGCTTCTGGGGCGTTCAGCATTATTTCCGGAAGCTTGACGGAGTATACGCCACAAGAGTCGGTTATACGGGGGGAACGAAAGAAAATCCCACATACAAAGAAGTATGCTATAGCGATACGGGCCATTATGAAGCTCTGGAGGTCCTTTTCGATCCGAAGAGGGTCAGCTTCGAGGAACTGGCAAAGCTCTTTTTTGAAATTCACGATCCGGAACAGAGAAACGGACAGGGCCCTGACATCGGCGAACAATATTTATCCGCTGTTTTCTGCCGGAATAGTAAACAGAAAGCTGTAACGGAGAAACTTATCGCTATACTTAGGGATAAGGGACTGGATGTGGCCACCGAAGTTCTGGAAGCCTCGACATTCTGGGAAGCTGAAGACTATCATCAGAATTACTACGCCAAAAAAGGCTCGGAGCCCTACTGCCACTTCAGAACAAAACGATTTTAA
- a CDS encoding YitT family protein has translation MGKVSTAIKDYIFISLGAFLIGLGWSAFLIPAKIVGGGVGGLATLGFYMWNVTPGYIYLGINAILILLAIKILGASFGIRTIYGILVVSAALNLLPIVITEPIVDDGLLATILGGGLTGIGIGLAITHRGSTGGTEIIAMIINHYKNISPGRIMLYCDVFIIASSYFVFQSLETMVYGYVSMAVTTYVVDNYLEGSRQSVQFMIISQTKKAVIAQRINDEVSRGITLLKGVGWYSGKETDPLLVLARRTQFNQIMSIVKSEDEHAFVSVSKVMGVYGNGFDRIRI, from the coding sequence ATGGGAAAGGTTTCAACAGCTATAAAGGATTACATATTCATTTCACTGGGAGCCTTTCTCATAGGACTGGGCTGGTCGGCATTTCTTATACCGGCGAAAATCGTCGGCGGAGGTGTCGGGGGGCTGGCGACTCTCGGATTTTATATGTGGAATGTCACGCCGGGATATATCTATCTCGGCATCAATGCCATTCTCATACTCCTGGCAATTAAAATATTGGGAGCCAGTTTCGGAATCAGGACCATTTACGGGATTCTGGTTGTTTCCGCGGCACTCAATCTGCTTCCCATTGTCATTACCGAACCGATTGTCGACGATGGGCTGCTGGCCACGATACTGGGCGGGGGGCTCACGGGGATCGGAATCGGTCTGGCCATAACCCATAGGGGGAGCACCGGCGGAACAGAGATTATCGCCATGATCATCAATCACTATAAAAACATTTCTCCCGGCCGGATCATGCTCTACTGTGATGTTTTTATAATTGCTTCTTCATATTTCGTTTTCCAATCACTGGAAACAATGGTTTACGGTTACGTCTCTATGGCTGTAACGACATACGTTGTAGACAACTACCTGGAAGGTTCGCGACAGTCTGTTCAATTTATGATTATCAGTCAGACGAAAAAGGCCGTTATCGCCCAGCGGATCAACGACGAAGTTTCCAGAGGGATAACTTTGCTGAAAGGTGTGGGCTGGTACAGCGGAAAGGAAACCGACCCCCTTCTCGTTCTGGCGAGACGGACCCAGTTCAATCAGATCATGTCTATCGTCAAAAGCGAAGACGAACACGCTTTCGTGTCCGTCTCCAAAGTCATGGGTGTTTACGGGAACGGCTTCGACCGGATCAGGATTTAG
- a CDS encoding TetR/AcrR family transcriptional regulator, whose product MSISERKRKEREALQNLILETAADIVAEKGYENLTIRDLASRIDYSPRTIYLYFADKQNLLEAVVEKGFRFTAEQIRVNRKAASIDPGLMLRKMIAGHIAMAAGNPNYYRAVVSMTFSRDFKPGPFQREINEAVQEALRAYIRLERERESEADFLRTWMMNSLRMYTLSLLNENRSDINPEKAGETFFNLITKGLEGGIHD is encoded by the coding sequence ATGAGTATCTCGGAAAGAAAGAGGAAAGAGAGAGAAGCCCTGCAGAATCTCATTCTCGAAACAGCAGCGGACATAGTCGCGGAAAAAGGGTATGAAAATCTGACCATACGCGATCTGGCTTCGCGAATCGATTATTCCCCGCGGACCATTTATCTCTATTTCGCCGATAAGCAGAATCTTCTGGAAGCTGTCGTGGAAAAGGGATTCCGCTTCACGGCGGAACAAATCCGGGTCAACCGGAAAGCGGCTTCCATTGATCCCGGCTTGATGCTGAGAAAGATGATTGCCGGCCATATAGCCATGGCGGCTGGGAATCCCAATTATTACAGGGCTGTCGTGTCCATGACTTTCAGCCGGGATTTTAAGCCGGGACCTTTTCAGCGGGAAATCAATGAAGCCGTACAAGAGGCTCTGAGAGCTTATATCCGGCTCGAAAGGGAAAGAGAAAGCGAGGCTGATTTTCTCCGCACCTGGATGATGAACAGTCTGAGGATGTATACGCTCTCGCTTCTCAATGAAAATCGCAGCGACATCAATCCGGAAAAAGCCGGTGAAACATTTTTTAATCTGATTACGAAAGGACTCGAAGGAGGAATTCATGACTAA